The Streptomyces sp. NBC_00454 DNA segment GGCGGCCTGGCTCGCAAACCCCGGAAGTGGGGCGACTTCCGTGGTGGCGAACACGGGGCGTCCGTGCCGCCGGGCCAGCATCAGGACGCCGCTCAGGCTTTCCTTGGTGCCGACGGTGACGGCGACCGCCGGGCCGAAGCCCGTCCACCGCTCGGGGTGCACGGTGACGTGCTCGTCGGTCGCCACGTCGGGGACCGTGATGAGGCCGTTGTGGGCCAGTGCGGCCTCGGCGAGGGTTCCCTGGGTACTGGGCAGGACGATCCCGCGGTGTGCCTCTGCTCCTTCCCCGAGGGCGAGGGAGCCTCGCAGTTCACCGGCGGAGCCGAGCAGGTAGAAGACGCCCATGTCGGCGCGGGTGATGTCCTTGGCCTGCTCCAGCATGCCCTCGAGGACTTCGTTCTCGGGCGCTCCGGAGAGCAGGGCGCTGGTGATGTCGGAGCTGGCCTCCAGCCAGCGCTCGCGCAGCCGGACCTCCTCGAAGAGCCGGGCGTTCTCGATGGCGATGCCGGCCGCGACGGCGAGGGTGGACAGGACCGCTTCGTCCTCGGCGTCGAAGTCGGCTCCGCCGCGCTTCTCGGTCAGGTAGAGGTTGCCGAAGACCGCCTCGCGGACCCGGATCGGGACACCGAGGAACGAGTGCATCGGCGGGTGGTGGTCGGGGAACCCGTACGAGGCCGGGTGCTCGGACAGCTCCGACAGCCGCAGTGGTTCGGGGTGGCGGATCAGCTCGCCGAGGATGCCGTGGCCGGAGGGCAGGTCTCCGATCTGTGCGCGGAGGGCGTCGCTGATGCCGACGGGAAGGAACTCGGCCAGTTTCTTGTCGTTCCCGATGACTCCGAGGGCCCCGTATTCGGCGTCCACGAGCACTACGGCGGCCTCGACGATGCCTTGCAGGACCTGCGGCAAGTCGAGTTCCCGGCCCACGGACATGACGGCTTCGAGTAGACCGTTCAGCCGGTCCCGCGTGCCTCTGACCTCGTCGATCCGTACCTGGAGTTCATCCAGCAGTTCGTCGAGCCGCAGACGAGGAACACCGCTCCGGGTGGGCTGTTCCCCTGTGCTCATGCCCGCCTCCGGCAGGAAGGGATGGCGAGACGGCCATCACTTCCACGGTATCTCCGGTCGGGGCGCCCGGCCTTTCCACTCAACGGGATGCCACTGCCCCTTCCGGCTCCTCCTCGTGTCGCGGCGTACCGGTTTCGTCGTGCAGCTGGCGGACGTGGGCGTCCGGTCCGGGGAAGATCACGGTGGTACGGCCGGTGTCGGACCAGCGCACGTCGTACGGCGGGGTGCCGTCCTCGTGGTGCAGGGCGATGACTTCGCCGTCACGGCCTGTCGTTCCGACGGTGGGGCCGCCCACGATGATCTGGTCGCCGACCTCGGCGTGGATCCCGTCTCCGTGGGCAAGCGGATGCGCGTTCATGATCATGCCTTTCTGTGGAATGCGCCCCGCAGGAGCCGGGCGGCGACGAACGCCGCGAGGGCTGCCGAGGCGGCGAGCCCTATGCCGGCCCAGCCCACCGGCTGGGTGTCCAGCAGCGACTGCAGAGCGGGAAGGTGCAGGGCAGCCATCGCAAGGAGGGCGGAGGCCGCCACGGCGGCGGGGAGGGAGAGGTTCTGGGTGGTGAGCAGCCGGGCCCTCAGTCCCAGGGCCACGCCCAGCTGGGCTCCGAGCAGGGACAGGAAGAGCACGCTCTGCCAGGGCAGGCCCATGGAGCGCGCGCCGATGCCGGCGATCAAGCTGAAAGCCGTCACGGCCGCAGCGAGGATGAGGAGGCGTTGCCACACGCCTGCGGCCAGGATGTGCTGTCCGGGCGGCCGGGGCGGGCGCCGCATGGCCTCTGGTGAGGCCGGTTCGGCACCCATGGCCACGCCGGTCAGACCGTGTGTGAGGAGGTTGATCCACAGGATCTGGCCCGCCCGAAGCGGGAGGGCCAGGCCGAGTAGGGGACCTGCCAGCATCACGAGGATCTCGGCGGCCCCACCGGCCATCGCGTAGACGAGGAAGCGTCGGATGTTGTCGTAGACGCGGCGGCCTTCCTCGACGGCCGTGACCACGGTGGACAGCTCGTCGTCCGTGAGGACGAGGTCGGCGGCCTGGCGGGCCACCTCGGTGCCGCGGGCGCCCATGGCGACGCCGATGTCGGCCTGGCGGAGGGCGGGGCCGTCGTTGACGCCGTCCCCGGTCATGGCGGTCACTGCGCCGCGGGCCCTCCAGGCGTGGACGATGTCCAGCTTCTGCTGCGGATCGGTCCGGGCGAAGACGCGTACCGCGGTGAGGTCGGTGTCCGGTGCTGCGGCAAGCTCGGGTCCGGTGACGACGGAATCGGCTGGACCGTCCTCGACGAGGCCGATGCGTACGGCGATGGCGTGAGCCGTCGCGGGGTGGTCGCCGGTGATCATGACCGGGGTGATGCCGGCAGCGCGGCAGGCCGCCAGAGTGGTGGCGGCGGTCGCTTTCGGCGGATCGCTGATGGCGATCAGGCCGAGAAGGCTCAGTCCCTCTTCCGCCTCGGCGGCGGGCAGACTCCACTGGAGCCGTTCGGCGCCTGCCACCGCCAGGACCCTGAATCCGTGCGCGGCCAGCTGGGCAGCTTGCAGGCGAGCCTGGTCCAGGACCTCGGGCGGCTCGGCGAGCACCATGGGAGCCAGGACGCTCTCCGGCGCCCCCTTGAGGCAGACCAGGACGTTGCCGTCGGGCAGGTGGTGCAGGGTGGTCATCCGCTTACGCGAACTGTCGAACGGTGCTTCTCCGATCCGGGGGCAGTCCCGGTGCAGCTCGGCGGGGTCGGGGCAGCCTGCCTTGGCAGCGGCTGCCAGCAGTGCGGCCTCCATGGGGTCGCCCACGGCCGTCCATGCTGCGGAGCCGCTCTGGGGTGGTTTCAGGCTTGCGTCGTTGCACAGGGCTGCCGTGGTGAGCAGTTCCTGCAGTGGGCGGAGTTGCTCGGGCGTCAGGGAGCGTCCGGCCCGGGTCAGGTCTCCTTGGGGTTCGTATCCGCTGCCGGACACGTCCGCGGCTCCGGACGGCGTCCACAGGCGCTGGACGACCATGCGGCCCTCGGTGAGGGTGCCGGTCTTGTCCGTGGCCAGCACGCTCACCGAGCCCAGTGTCTCCACGGCCGGCAGGCGCCGGACCAGGGCGCCGCGGGCCGCCATGCGGCGGGCTCCGAGGGCGAGGGCGAGGGTGACCACGGCGGGCAGGGACTCGGGCACCGCGGCGACGGCCAGGCTGATGGCGGTGACCGCCATCGTGCTCACGCCGAGGCCGCGTAGGAGGCCCAGGGCGAAGAACAGCAC contains these protein-coding regions:
- a CDS encoding GAF domain-containing protein, which encodes MSTGEQPTRSGVPRLRLDELLDELQVRIDEVRGTRDRLNGLLEAVMSVGRELDLPQVLQGIVEAAVVLVDAEYGALGVIGNDKKLAEFLPVGISDALRAQIGDLPSGHGILGELIRHPEPLRLSELSEHPASYGFPDHHPPMHSFLGVPIRVREAVFGNLYLTEKRGGADFDAEDEAVLSTLAVAAGIAIENARLFEEVRLRERWLEASSDITSALLSGAPENEVLEGMLEQAKDITRADMGVFYLLGSAGELRGSLALGEGAEAHRGIVLPSTQGTLAEAALAHNGLITVPDVATDEHVTVHPERWTGFGPAVAVTVGTKESLSGVLMLARRHGRPVFATTEVAPLPGFASQAALALELADRRRDTEQMSLLEDHDRIARDLHDLAIQRLFATGMTLQSAQRFIDHSQASERIARAVDDLDATIKIIRSTIFGLREHETPGEASKLRSRAVKALDGAAAALGFAPALRMEGLIDTDVPSAVADEVIAVVGEALTNVARHAGATRVEVSIAAGDGKLTITVTDNGVGLPAGGRRSGLRNLAERAERLSGQMEIAAPGNGERGTRLEWEVPLVPPAR
- a CDS encoding DUF1918 domain-containing protein, which encodes MNAHPLAHGDGIHAEVGDQIIVGGPTVGTTGRDGEVIALHHEDGTPPYDVRWSDTGRTTVIFPGPDAHVRQLHDETGTPRHEEEPEGAVASR
- a CDS encoding cation-translocating P-type ATPase; translation: MPAALVVLGDSLLLGEGDIVAADADLTEASALLMDESMLTGESEPVAKSTGDVVSAGTVVVRGRGVATATATGSASALGRIAALLDGDHEPTPLQRRLASLGRVLAAVTLALCVLFFALGLLRGLGVSTMAVTAISLAVAAVPESLPAVVTLALALGARRMAARGALVRRLPAVETLGSVSVLATDKTGTLTEGRMVVQRLWTPSGAADVSGSGYEPQGDLTRAGRSLTPEQLRPLQELLTTAALCNDASLKPPQSGSAAWTAVGDPMEAALLAAAAKAGCPDPAELHRDCPRIGEAPFDSSRKRMTTLHHLPDGNVLVCLKGAPESVLAPMVLAEPPEVLDQARLQAAQLAAHGFRVLAVAGAERLQWSLPAAEAEEGLSLLGLIAISDPPKATAATTLAACRAAGITPVMITGDHPATAHAIAVRIGLVEDGPADSVVTGPELAAAPDTDLTAVRVFARTDPQQKLDIVHAWRARGAVTAMTGDGVNDGPALRQADIGVAMGARGTEVARQAADLVLTDDELSTVVTAVEEGRRVYDNIRRFLVYAMAGGAAEILVMLAGPLLGLALPLRAGQILWINLLTHGLTGVAMGAEPASPEAMRRPPRPPGQHILAAGVWQRLLILAAAVTAFSLIAGIGARSMGLPWQSVLFLSLLGAQLGVALGLRARLLTTQNLSLPAAVAASALLAMAALHLPALQSLLDTQPVGWAGIGLAASAALAAFVAARLLRGAFHRKA